In the Rhizobium sp. SSA_523 genome, TCCCTCCGGCCACGGCATCTGCGTATTCCGCGACGTGTCCGAGCATCGCAAGCGCGAGGATCAGTGGCGGGCGGATCTCGAACGGGTGGCGATCACCGAGGAAATCCTCGACTGCCTGCCCTTTCCGGTGATCGTCAAGGATCGCAACCTGACCTATGTCGCCACCAACCAGGCCGCCTGCACGCTGTACGGTCTGCAGCCGGAGGCCATTCTCGGCCGCCAGATGATCGATCTGCATGCCGATGACTTTGCAGAGCGGGTCGACCGCGCCGATCGCAAGGTGCTGGAGACCGGCATTGCGACGCACATCGCCGAAAAGGTGATCCGGCCGGATGGGACCGATGGCATGCTCATCACCCGCAAGTTCCGCGTCGGCAAGCCCGGGCGCTATCTCGTCGTGACGGCCATGGTGGATCTCGCCGATGCGGTGGATGCCGGTTTCCAGAGCGAGAGGCTGTTTGCCGGCATGGAAGGGCTGGATTTCATCCAGTCCGACATGCGCCATGTGATCACGCGCGAGGAGCGAAGAGAGACGCCGCCCGCGCTGCGGGCGATCGAAGGCGCGCGTGTTCTGCTGGTCACCGAGACCGCCGATTTCGAAATGGACGGTGTCGCGCTGATGCTCGAAGCCGGGATAGACGCCACGGCCGCGCGCTCGCGCGAGGAGATGACGGCGATCATCGACATGGCCCGCCAGGGCCAGCTCGACATCGACCTGATCGCGATCGACGCCGCCATGGATATCGAATGCCTGGAAGCGGCGCAGGCCTGCGGCATCGATGTCCTGGTGGTGGAGGCCTTCGAGATCGAGGGCGATCTCGTCAAAAGCGTGTCCCGCCACCTGCAGCGGGCAAAAGCTGACATTTCGGAGGATGCCGGGCCCGATAACTGGCAGATCGGCCAGCCGGCCTCCATCGATGTGCTGGTGGCGGAGGATAACGAGGTCAACCAGATCGTCTTCGCGCAGATCCTCGACGGCTTCGGCTATCGCTATGCCATTGCCGCCGATGGCGAGGAGGCGGTGCGCCTGTGGCGCGAGCTCAACCCGCGGCTCGTCCTCATGGACATCACTCTGCCGCTTCTCAACGGTTTCGAAGCCGCCTCGAAGATCCGCGAAA is a window encoding:
- a CDS encoding response regulator codes for the protein MDDRVILDDVAHIQLLDIIADSMSGAFLLYDRNDEIVFASAQLRNFLPALPLVPASGTRLRDLFGSIYDHGGYAAKSGAEDRRKLASREDWIAGEIASLWKERSETVVSRGGDRWMSLSKRRLPSGHGICVFRDVSEHRKREDQWRADLERVAITEEILDCLPFPVIVKDRNLTYVATNQAACTLYGLQPEAILGRQMIDLHADDFAERVDRADRKVLETGIATHIAEKVIRPDGTDGMLITRKFRVGKPGRYLVVTAMVDLADAVDAGFQSERLFAGMEGLDFIQSDMRHVITREERRETPPALRAIEGARVLLVTETADFEMDGVALMLEAGIDATAARSREEMTAIIDMARQGQLDIDLIAIDAAMDIECLEAAQACGIDVLVVEAFEIEGDLVKSVSRHLQRAKADISEDAGPDNWQIGQPASIDVLVAEDNEVNQIVFAQILDGFGYRYAIAADGEEAVRLWRELNPRLVLMDITLPLLNGFEAASKIRETEEISGRTPIIGVLSPATEGDRDACWSAGMNDVVMKPLSPDILEDKFRQFMGEDFRKWRQSYAE